The following coding sequences lie in one Thermodesulforhabdaceae bacterium genomic window:
- the groES gene encoding co-chaperone GroES yields MKLRPLNDRIVVKRIEEEQKTAGGIIIPDTAKEKPIRGEVIAVGGGKLLEDGSRKPLDVKVGDRVLFSKYAGTEVKVGTEELLIMREDDVLAIIEQ; encoded by the coding sequence ATGAAGCTGAGACCGCTCAACGATCGAATTGTGGTTAAGCGGATTGAAGAAGAACAGAAAACTGCTGGTGGAATCATAATCCCAGACACCGCTAAAGAAAAACCCATACGGGGAGAAGTTATAGCGGTCGGCGGCGGGAAATTGCTGGAAGACGGATCAAGAAAACCTCTTGATGTTAAGGTTGGTGACCGAGTCCTTTTCAGCAAATACGCTGGAACAGAGGTTAAAGTTGGAACAGAGGAATTGCTCATCATGCGCGAAGATGACGTCCTCGCTATCATCGAACAATAA
- a CDS encoding ATP-binding protein, which produces MNITYGDFIRRLAILITIRFLLGIVFLIVVFIFITRGKYDFSSTILLPFYAYAIALLSFTIIGGILFLYFKKQPETTKKPKPYGYIQLAFDIFSVSLFVYLSGGVISPFAAFYIPLIIMGAMLFGLRGGILTGAICFISYGSILLCQFYGIFEVYHYHLSIVERSLITNLFLPNLMVNIVSFAIIAILSGIFVEKWHIAEERFKSSFAQLKFLRSLHENILENIPSGVIVIDLNKNIIYANRMAELILGLPGNKLLKSSINNIIAFPFRLEEVTFLARRELNYNDPSTGELKIIGYTIHALNLTEKARIWILLFQDLTEVKRLQKDMEEAERMSFVGRIAANIAHNIKNPLGAIHGAAQLIKEEQNLLPPVLVKAGDIIIREARKIDTIMQDFLRLSLASFPRSSKEPINVSYEIEKLRQKFYEYFNQSDHYHISIKTELPDDALIAVNSSDFEVVIWNLLLNAADAMPNGGDIEINISLSSQSPTGYVEISIKDHGTGIPPEIEEKIFQPFFTTKAKGTGLGLSIVNQIVKKYRGFIQWTSKQGEGSIFSVSFPLEKGEN; this is translated from the coding sequence ATGAATATCACCTATGGCGATTTTATACGCCGGTTAGCTATTCTTATTACCATCCGGTTTCTCCTTGGCATTGTTTTTCTTATTGTCGTGTTCATATTCATAACCCGGGGGAAATACGATTTTTCTTCTACGATATTATTACCATTCTACGCCTATGCTATTGCTCTCCTATCTTTTACCATCATTGGAGGGATTCTATTTCTATATTTCAAGAAACAACCAGAAACTACCAAAAAACCTAAGCCATATGGTTACATACAACTTGCCTTCGATATATTTTCGGTATCCCTTTTTGTTTATCTTTCAGGAGGCGTAATTAGTCCTTTCGCAGCTTTTTACATTCCCCTCATTATCATGGGAGCTATGTTATTTGGACTAAGAGGAGGAATATTAACAGGGGCAATATGCTTTATATCATATGGTTCTATTCTTTTATGCCAGTTTTACGGAATTTTCGAAGTTTATCATTATCACCTGAGCATCGTTGAAAGATCGTTGATAACAAACCTTTTTCTTCCCAATCTCATGGTTAATATTGTAAGTTTTGCTATAATTGCCATTCTATCCGGCATTTTTGTAGAAAAATGGCACATTGCCGAAGAACGTTTCAAATCGAGTTTTGCTCAACTCAAATTTCTTAGATCTTTACATGAAAACATACTGGAAAATATCCCTTCAGGAGTAATAGTTATAGATCTAAATAAAAATATTATTTACGCCAACCGAATGGCTGAACTCATCCTAGGTTTACCTGGTAATAAATTGCTAAAAAGCTCCATAAACAACATCATTGCCTTCCCTTTCAGATTAGAAGAAGTAACATTCCTTGCCAGAAGAGAATTAAACTATAACGATCCATCAACGGGAGAATTAAAAATTATTGGCTATACTATTCATGCACTTAACCTGACGGAAAAGGCACGAATATGGATTCTTCTATTTCAGGATCTGACTGAAGTAAAACGTCTTCAAAAGGACATGGAAGAAGCCGAAAGAATGAGTTTCGTTGGAAGAATCGCGGCTAACATAGCTCATAATATAAAAAATCCACTTGGCGCCATTCATGGTGCTGCTCAGCTTATAAAAGAAGAACAAAACCTTCTACCACCTGTGCTGGTTAAGGCTGGAGATATTATAATCCGAGAAGCTCGCAAGATAGACACCATTATGCAAGACTTCCTGAGACTTAGCCTTGCAAGCTTTCCAAGGTCATCTAAAGAGCCTATCAATGTGTCTTATGAGATTGAAAAGTTAAGACAAAAATTCTACGAATATTTTAATCAATCAGATCATTATCACATAAGTATCAAAACGGAACTACCAGATGATGCTCTAATTGCCGTTAATTCATCAGATTTTGAAGTTGTGATATGGAATCTCTTACTGAACGCAGCGGATGCCATGCCAAACGGGGGAGATATAGAAATAAATATTTCTCTGTCAAGTCAATCACCTACTGGGTATGTAGAAATTTCCATTAAAGATCACGGAACCGGGATACCACCCGAAATCGAAGAAAAAATCTTCCAGCCATTTTTCACCACAAAAGCGAAAGGAACCGGATTAGGTCTTAGTATTGTGAACCAAATTGTGAAAAAGTATAGAGGATTTATACAGTGGACATCTAAACAAGGCGAAGGATCAATATTTTCTGTCAGTTTTCCTCTAGAAAAAGGGGAGAACTGA